One Rhinoderma darwinii isolate aRhiDar2 chromosome 6, aRhiDar2.hap1, whole genome shotgun sequence DNA window includes the following coding sequences:
- the LOC142656029 gene encoding uncharacterized protein LOC142656029, giving the protein MSGKVKVRAAANADSMAGAVSVNERILRDCHNLYTDPQNGLVSLASLLGLTFLPPRKKITVMLMGNHSAGKSSYINWYIEEHIQRTGVAIETQGFAFITSGRKRESLTGDATLHLYPHFKPLQAFQGVSEYLCTEISTSRQKKFSLVTFVDTPGLVDGDMKYPFDVNRALLWLGELCDLVLVFFDPMGQALCKRTLDIVEKINESHGDKLRFYLTKADEAGGESDRQRVLMQIVQELCKRPGLNKCGFDMPTIYIPNPNKXXXCVNQIEDVCKTIEKTITQTVQTTLNTLGRDCQKLSESIESQLRGDDETVWRNRRARVRGCLFGLTGFLLPLFLFASILFGAIPREFWLSLLGLSGVETLEIYLSPLHTLWLMVPEDYVLYTFLGLLLLTLLFLFLAQRCFRTRETLSKKQRRHLLDRRAYVTEVVERKRKRLYEDYLKQSVGEHDMS; this is encoded by the exons ATGTCCGGGAAGGTGAAGGTTCGGGCGGCCGCAAATGCGGATTCTATGGCAGGAGCCGTGTCTGTTAATGAGAGGATCCTCAGAGACTGCCACAACCTGTACACCGACCCGCAGAATG GTCTCGTCTCTTTGGCTTCTCTCCTCGGTCTCACGTTTTTACCTCCGAGAAAGAAAATCACCGTCATGTTAATGGGGAATCACTCGGCCGGGAAGAGCAGCTACATCAACTG GTACATCGAGGAGCACATACAGAGGACCGGCGTCGCTATAGAAACACAGGGGTTCGCGTTCATTACAAGCGGCCGCAAGAGGGAGTCCCTGACG GGCGATGCCACCCTTCACTTGTACCCGCACTTCAAGCCCCTGCAGGCCTTCCAAG GCGTCTCCGAATATCTGTGCACAGAGATCTCCACCTCGCGGCAGAAGAAGTTCAGTCTCGTGACCTTTGTGGACACCCCCGGGCTCGTCGATGGCGACATGAAATACCCCTTTGATGTGAACAGAGCACTCTTGTGGCTGG GCGAGCTCTGCGACCTGGTGCTGGTTTTCTTTGACCCCATGGGTCAGGCGCTGTGTAAACGCACGCTGGATATCGTGGAGAAGATCAACGAAAGCCACGGAGACAAACTGCGCTTCTACCTGACCAAAGCCGACGAGGCCGGAGGGGAGAGTGACCGGCAG CGCGTCCTCATGCAGATCGTTCAGGAGTTGTGTAAGAGGCCCGGGCTGAACAAGTGTGGATTCGACATGCCGACCATCTACATCCCGAACCCCAATAAG NNNNNNNNCTGCGTCAATCAGATTGAAGACGTTTGTAAAACCATCGAGAAAACCATCACCCAGACGGTGCAGACGACGCTGAACACCCTGGGAAGAGACTGCCAGAAACTGAGCGAGAGCATCGAGAGCCAACTGCGGGGGGACGA TGAGACCGTTTGGAGGAACCGCCGCGCCCGCGTACGAGGATGCCTCTTTGGACTCACGGGTTTCCTTCTTCCGCTCTTCCTCTTCGCCTCCATTTTGTTCGGCGCCATCCCCCGCGAGTTCTGGCTGAGTCTTCTGGGATTGTCCGGAGTGGAGACCCTGGAGATTTACCTG TCTCCCCTGCACACCCTGTGGTTGATGGTCCCGGAGGACTACGTGCTCTACACCTTCTTGGGGCTGCTGCTTCTCACTCTGCTGTTCCTGTTCTTGGCTCAGCGATGTTTCAG AACCCGCGAGACTCTGAGCAAGAAACAAAGACGCCATCTGCTGGACCGCCGCGCCTACGTCACTGAGGTGGTGGAACGCAAGAGG AAGCGACTCTACGAGGATTACCTGAAGCAGAGCGTGGGAGAACACGACATGAGCTGA
- the NUPR1 gene encoding LOW QUALITY PROTEIN: nuclear protein 1 (The sequence of the model RefSeq protein was modified relative to this genomic sequence to represent the inferred CDS: inserted 1 base in 1 codon): MTTSYVKADKLEPTDFEVRYYDDYEYYNLTDRYVLPTAARKGRTKKEAQXNTNKDNPSGHERKIVEKLQRTEGKKKSKPGKE, encoded by the exons ATGACCACCTCATACGTTAAAGCCGACAAGCTGGAGCCCACCGACTTCGAAGTGCGATACTACGACGACTACGAATACTACAACCTCACCGACCGTTACGTCT TGCCGACTGCAGCCAGGAAGGGTCGAACCAAGAAAGAGGCAC AAAACACGAATAAAGACAATCCCTCCGGACACGAGCGGAAGATTGTAGAGAAGCTGCAGCGAACCGAGGGCAAGAAGAAGTCTAAGCCTGGAAAAGAGTGA